One genomic window of Niveibacterium sp. SC-1 includes the following:
- the ccoO gene encoding cytochrome-c oxidase, cbb3-type subunit II — translation MAMNNELVEKNVSWLIILTILTVSVGGLVEIVPLFFQKSTTQPVEGVKPYDPVRLVGRDIYLREGCYNCHSQMIRPFRAETERYGHYSVAGEFVYDHPFQWGSKRTGPDLARVGGRYSDEWHRIHLNNPRDVVPESNMPAFTWLERPARSDDIQAKMKALRVVGVPYTDAEIAAAPKALEGKTEMDALVAYLQGLGTALKGVK, via the coding sequence ATGGCAATGAACAACGAACTGGTCGAGAAGAACGTCAGCTGGCTGATCATCCTGACCATCCTCACCGTGAGCGTCGGCGGTCTCGTCGAGATCGTGCCGCTCTTCTTCCAGAAATCCACCACGCAGCCGGTCGAAGGCGTGAAGCCTTACGATCCGGTGCGTCTCGTGGGCCGTGACATCTACCTGCGTGAGGGCTGCTACAACTGCCACTCGCAGATGATCCGGCCCTTCCGCGCGGAGACCGAGCGCTATGGCCACTATTCGGTCGCGGGCGAGTTCGTCTACGACCACCCGTTCCAGTGGGGCTCCAAGCGCACCGGCCCGGACCTCGCACGCGTGGGCGGCCGCTACTCGGACGAGTGGCATCGCATCCACCTGAACAACCCGCGCGACGTGGTGCCGGAGTCGAACATGCCGGCCTTCACCTGGCTCGAACGTCCGGCCCGTTCCGATGACATCCAGGCCAAGATGAAGGCGCTGCGTGTCGTGGGCGTGCCCTACACCGATGCCGAGATTGCCGCGGCGCCCAAGGCGCTGGAGGGCAAGACCGAGATGGATGCACTGGTCGCCTACCTGCAGGGACTGGGTACGGCGCTCAAGGGCGTCAAGTAA
- a CDS encoding cbb3-type cytochrome c oxidase subunit 3 yields the protein MDFTFVHIASTVLGLICFVAICIQAYSKGAKKKFEQAAHIPFDEDDQPHEAASSDEKQG from the coding sequence ATGGATTTCACTTTCGTACATATCGCGTCTACCGTGCTGGGGCTGATCTGCTTCGTGGCGATCTGCATCCAGGCCTACAGCAAGGGCGCGAAGAAGAAGTTCGAACAGGCGGCCCACATCCCCTTCGACGAAGACGACCAGCCGCACGAGGCTGCCTCGTCCGACGAAAAACAAGGATGA